From the Oleiharenicola lentus genome, one window contains:
- a CDS encoding ParA family protein, whose translation MARKIAFLNYKGGVGKTSLIVNTAASLARRGMRVLLMDFDTQSNASIWLLKLERWNKINATGTGSVYSIFDPGTARLKDIVIKDVVEGKDGEKLLPGLDLIPTTFNLVDLEGEYKPDPKRPSYVIFQEQLAEIENNYDFILFDCPPNVLRASQNGVYCAGEIYVPSNPDALSLIGFTLLVEKLLRFQQSSASFRTTAMGPASQVYGIVFNSIKANTDIEVPKMRMQLRLNQFKTQKRGCAPAAKICTTQIRDAMIVRRAVTLGLPVFLVGTEGNDEDSVANDYLKLANEIIENAPPAS comes from the coding sequence ATGGCACGCAAGATAGCCTTCCTCAATTACAAAGGCGGTGTCGGCAAGACCTCCTTGATCGTCAACACGGCGGCCAGCCTCGCCCGACGCGGAATGCGGGTGTTGCTGATGGATTTCGATACGCAGTCGAACGCGAGTATCTGGCTGCTCAAGCTGGAGCGCTGGAACAAAATCAACGCCACCGGCACAGGTTCGGTGTATTCAATCTTCGACCCGGGCACCGCCCGCCTGAAGGACATCGTCATCAAGGATGTGGTCGAGGGCAAGGACGGGGAAAAGCTCCTTCCCGGGCTGGATCTGATTCCCACGACCTTCAACCTCGTCGATCTCGAGGGCGAGTATAAGCCCGATCCCAAGCGCCCCTCCTACGTGATCTTCCAGGAGCAGCTCGCCGAGATCGAAAACAACTACGACTTCATTCTCTTTGATTGTCCGCCGAACGTCCTGCGCGCCTCGCAGAACGGCGTGTATTGCGCGGGTGAGATCTATGTGCCTTCCAACCCCGATGCACTCAGCCTGATCGGTTTCACGCTCCTGGTTGAAAAGTTGCTCCGCTTCCAGCAGTCGTCCGCCAGTTTCCGCACCACGGCGATGGGCCCGGCCTCGCAGGTCTATGGCATCGTGTTCAACTCGATCAAGGCCAACACCGACATCGAGGTGCCGAAGATGCGCATGCAGCTTCGTCTGAACCAATTCAAGACGCAGAAGCGCGGTTGCGCGCCCGCGGCCAAGATCTGCACCACGCAGATCCGTGACGCCATGATCGTGCGCCGCGCGGTCACCCTGGGTCTGCCGGTCTTCCTCGTGGGCACCGAAGGCAACGACGAGGACAGTGTCGCCAACGATTATCTGAAGCTCGCGAACGAGATCATCGAGAACGCCCCGCCTGCCTCCTAA
- a CDS encoding PaaI family thioesterase: MDKCVVAEWQPNEGHQAFPGMLNGGIIGALLDCHSNWTAAWELMQKSGFASPPCTVTAEYAIKLFRPTPLHLPVTLRASAKEVLTDRTIIEAELSSDGKIRANCRGVFVAVKPGHPAYHQW; the protein is encoded by the coding sequence GTGGATAAATGCGTCGTGGCCGAATGGCAGCCCAACGAAGGCCATCAAGCCTTCCCAGGTATGCTCAACGGAGGCATCATCGGAGCCTTGCTGGATTGTCACAGCAATTGGACTGCGGCATGGGAACTGATGCAAAAAAGTGGCTTTGCCAGCCCGCCCTGCACCGTGACCGCAGAATACGCGATCAAGCTCTTCCGACCCACTCCTCTGCATCTGCCGGTCACTCTGCGCGCCAGCGCCAAGGAAGTCCTCACGGATCGAACCATCATAGAAGCCGAACTATCCAGCGATGGGAAAATCCGCGCGAACTGCCGGGGAGTGTTTGTCGCGGTCAAGCCAGGCCACCCCGCCTACCATCAATGGTGA
- a CDS encoding response regulator produces MPNRARILAVDDEPELTDLMQYHLVRAGHEVTTAANGWEAIHAVRANRPDIILLDLMLPDLDGFGVCEILRRDPQTATIPIVIVSAWSSPDSRNLGLELGALDYLTKPFSPHELVERVNRLVHARAG; encoded by the coding sequence ATGCCCAATCGTGCCAGAATCCTCGCCGTGGATGACGAACCCGAGCTCACCGACCTGATGCAATATCATCTGGTTCGGGCGGGCCATGAAGTTACCACCGCCGCGAACGGTTGGGAAGCGATCCATGCCGTGCGCGCGAACCGGCCGGATATCATCCTGCTCGACCTGATGCTCCCCGATCTCGACGGCTTCGGGGTGTGCGAGATCCTCCGCCGCGATCCGCAGACCGCCACCATACCGATTGTGATCGTGTCCGCCTGGTCTTCGCCCGACTCGCGCAACCTCGGTCTCGAGCTGGGCGCGCTGGATTATCTCACGAAGCCGTTCAGCCCGCACGAACTGGTCGAGCGCGTCAACCGCCTCGTCCACGCCCGCGCAGGCTGA
- a CDS encoding energy transducer TonB, translating to MNTQSFGLPVIIAAALHGALFLISAEPEVVVITPPTKLVPITFTPIQEEPVATPPDDTDGKSPVSSASASSLPSLPDVPAPLINPGEVFTVPVTPYNQSIDPVKDLRGVTGLPDGNRIGDGPVGFPSIPGVDKLDRMPRAVAQPSPNYPEMLRREGVNGSVTVEFVVGTDGRVVQAEAVKWSRREFVEPAVRAVWRWRFEPGTQHGRKVSFRMAVPMEFTAAE from the coding sequence ATGAACACCCAAAGCTTCGGACTGCCAGTCATCATCGCAGCGGCCTTGCACGGCGCGCTTTTTCTCATCTCGGCCGAACCGGAAGTCGTCGTTATCACGCCGCCGACCAAACTCGTGCCCATCACCTTTACTCCCATTCAGGAGGAGCCGGTCGCCACGCCGCCGGATGACACCGACGGAAAGAGTCCCGTCTCGAGCGCATCCGCCAGCTCCCTGCCCAGCCTGCCTGACGTCCCAGCGCCCCTCATCAATCCCGGCGAAGTTTTCACGGTCCCCGTCACTCCTTACAACCAGAGCATCGATCCGGTGAAGGATCTTCGCGGTGTGACCGGGTTGCCGGACGGAAACCGGATTGGCGATGGCCCCGTTGGGTTCCCCTCGATCCCCGGGGTGGACAAGCTCGACCGCATGCCGCGGGCCGTGGCGCAACCTTCGCCCAATTACCCCGAGATGTTGCGCCGCGAAGGTGTGAACGGTTCAGTGACGGTGGAGTTTGTGGTCGGCACCGACGGGCGAGTTGTCCAGGCAGAGGCCGTGAAGTGGAGTCGCCGGGAGTTCGTGGAACCGGCGGTTCGCGCGGTTTGGCGCTGGCGCTTCGAGCCCGGCACCCAGCACGGTCGCAAGGTGAGTTTCCGGATGGCCGTGCCGATGGAGTTCACCGCCGCCGAGTGA
- a CDS encoding DUF4442 domain-containing protein → MKATDLAFSRALGLRDAPPDAEHLLELPFTDLLHNHLGTMHAAAQFSLAEAASAECLQRRYGASVGEVFAVVRGVEVKYRKPATGDLLAFGRPDEATAAHLLTELADRGRTNAVILIDLKDRTGTLTFHGKFEWFISRVPPPLL, encoded by the coding sequence GTGAAAGCCACCGACCTTGCCTTCAGCCGCGCCCTCGGACTGCGCGACGCCCCGCCGGATGCGGAGCACCTGCTTGAACTGCCCTTCACCGACCTGCTCCATAACCACCTGGGCACGATGCATGCCGCCGCCCAGTTCTCGCTGGCTGAGGCCGCCAGCGCCGAGTGCCTGCAACGGCGCTACGGCGCGTCCGTCGGCGAGGTTTTTGCCGTGGTGCGGGGCGTCGAGGTCAAATACCGCAAGCCCGCCACCGGCGACCTGCTGGCCTTCGGCCGGCCCGATGAAGCCACCGCCGCCCACCTGTTGACCGAACTCGCCGACCGAGGCCGCACGAATGCCGTGATCCTGATTGATCTCAAGGATCGCACCGGCACGCTGACCTTTCATGGCAAGTTCGAGTGGTTTATTTCCCGGGTGCCCCCACCCCTGCTTTGA
- a CDS encoding response regulator: MKSLSFRWQLTLFILMICGVTLSLALVGLYLYDARQFNDEIQTRLEKTQFLLTGNLVPLLEQNPEATDLPLGVLSVDSQIAAAAVFSPDGKLLARYVRFGAHEVIPPPPKGVTRLFDSHRSVAWTTITSGNRSLGLLYLKAELSEAEQARFGNLLRVAVIIFGAAAFLAITVAFRLGGRFTQPITELAQVSTSVERTHDYSQRVESTASGEIGELIESFNSMLGTIQSKTDEIVHARALAEGAKDQLEEANRTLEARVEDRTKLLAKAVKDAEEASKAKSSFLAKMSHELRTPLNAIIGYSEMLREDAVDEGNTRTAEDLDKVLNAARHLLGLINDVLDISKIEAGKMELFLENFEISKIVNEVIATAQPLIAKKGNTLALDCPPDIGTMHADATKLRQMLLNLMSNASKFTEKGTITLQVRRVDDDESIEYAVKDTGIGMTPEQLSRLFQAFSQADASTASKYGGTGLGLAISKQFAQMMNGDITVTSTAGVGSTFTIRLPATVAAKKPKVVNQSSPRLTRSPFPNEKRPKILVVDDDKDIRSVITDILDQSGYEVFTAASGQQGLDLAGQMLPNLIILDLMMPGMDGWTVLTKLQHKPALADTPVIILSAASGLEMAMSLGAAAVLFKPVDARQLTAEIAAQLAPLPPNFVLLVEDDADSRTLITRILDAEGCSSRAAINGNAALRILKLGAPAVIILDLQMAGMNGFELLEVLGKNPVWSKIPVVIITSMDLTADMRNYLTPRTVAILAKGKFSREDLLAHVRPALKKATPVIAS, encoded by the coding sequence GTGAAAAGCCTCTCGTTCCGCTGGCAGCTGACTCTTTTCATTTTGATGATCTGCGGTGTGACGCTGTCGCTCGCACTGGTGGGGTTGTATCTCTACGACGCACGGCAGTTTAACGACGAAATCCAAACCCGGCTGGAGAAAACCCAGTTTCTGCTGACGGGCAACTTGGTGCCCCTGCTTGAACAAAATCCCGAGGCCACCGACCTGCCCCTTGGCGTGCTGAGTGTGGATTCCCAGATTGCCGCCGCCGCGGTGTTCTCCCCCGATGGCAAACTTCTCGCCCGTTACGTCCGCTTCGGCGCGCACGAAGTTATCCCGCCCCCGCCCAAGGGTGTGACCCGGCTCTTTGACAGCCACCGCTCGGTCGCCTGGACCACCATCACCTCCGGCAACCGCTCCCTTGGCCTCCTCTACCTCAAGGCCGAGTTGAGCGAGGCCGAGCAGGCGCGCTTTGGCAACTTGCTGCGCGTGGCCGTTATCATCTTCGGTGCCGCCGCCTTTCTCGCCATTACGGTCGCCTTTCGCCTCGGCGGCCGCTTCACCCAGCCGATCACCGAACTCGCGCAGGTCTCCACCTCCGTCGAGCGCACCCACGATTACAGCCAGCGCGTGGAAAGCACGGCGAGCGGCGAGATCGGCGAACTCATCGAGTCCTTCAACTCGATGCTCGGGACCATCCAGTCCAAGACGGATGAGATCGTGCATGCGCGCGCCCTCGCCGAGGGCGCCAAGGACCAGCTCGAGGAAGCCAACCGCACTCTCGAGGCCCGCGTCGAGGACCGCACCAAGCTCCTCGCCAAGGCCGTCAAGGACGCCGAGGAGGCCAGCAAGGCCAAGAGCAGCTTCCTCGCGAAGATGAGCCACGAGCTCCGCACCCCGCTCAACGCCATCATCGGCTACAGCGAAATGCTGCGCGAGGACGCCGTGGACGAGGGCAACACCCGCACTGCCGAGGATCTCGACAAGGTCCTCAACGCCGCCCGCCACCTTCTCGGCCTCATCAACGACGTGCTCGACATCTCCAAGATCGAGGCCGGCAAGATGGAGCTGTTCCTCGAGAACTTCGAGATCAGCAAAATCGTCAACGAGGTCATCGCCACCGCCCAGCCGCTCATCGCCAAGAAGGGCAACACGCTCGCCCTCGACTGCCCGCCCGACATCGGGACGATGCACGCCGACGCCACGAAGCTGCGCCAGATGCTCCTCAACCTGATGAGCAACGCCAGCAAGTTCACCGAGAAGGGAACCATCACCCTCCAGGTCCGCCGCGTGGATGACGACGAGAGCATCGAGTATGCGGTCAAAGACACCGGCATCGGCATGACGCCCGAACAGCTCTCGCGCCTCTTCCAAGCCTTCAGCCAGGCTGACGCATCCACCGCCAGCAAGTATGGCGGCACCGGTCTCGGCCTGGCGATCTCGAAGCAGTTCGCGCAGATGATGAACGGCGACATCACCGTCACCAGCACCGCCGGTGTCGGCTCGACCTTCACCATCCGGCTGCCGGCCACCGTCGCGGCGAAAAAGCCCAAGGTCGTCAACCAGAGCAGCCCGCGCCTCACCCGTTCGCCGTTCCCCAATGAGAAGCGCCCCAAGATCCTCGTCGTCGATGACGACAAGGACATCCGCTCCGTCATCACCGACATTCTCGACCAAAGCGGTTACGAGGTGTTCACCGCCGCCTCCGGCCAGCAGGGCTTGGATCTTGCCGGACAGATGCTGCCCAACCTGATCATCCTGGACCTGATGATGCCAGGCATGGACGGCTGGACCGTGCTCACCAAGCTCCAGCACAAGCCCGCGCTGGCCGACACCCCGGTCATCATTCTCAGCGCCGCCAGCGGACTCGAAATGGCGATGTCGCTCGGTGCCGCCGCCGTGCTGTTCAAGCCGGTGGACGCCCGCCAGCTCACCGCCGAGATTGCCGCCCAACTCGCCCCGCTGCCGCCGAACTTTGTGCTGCTGGTCGAGGACGACGCCGACTCGCGGACGCTCATCACCCGCATCCTCGACGCCGAGGGTTGCAGTTCCCGCGCCGCCATCAACGGCAACGCGGCCCTGCGCATTCTCAAGCTCGGCGCCCCGGCGGTCATCATCCTCGACCTCCAGATGGCCGGCATGAATGGCTTTGAGCTGCTGGAAGTACTCGGCAAGAATCCGGTGTGGAGCAAGATCCCCGTCGTGATCATCACGTCCATGGACCTCACCGCCGACATGCGCAATTATCTCACTCCCCGCACCGTGGCGATCCTCGCCAAGGGCAAGTTCAGCCGCGAGGACCTGCTGGCTCACGTCAGACCCGCCTTGAAAAAGGCGACCCCGGTCATCGCCTCCTGA
- a CDS encoding response regulator, with protein sequence MPKILLVEDNEMNRDMLSRRLEKRGYTLAIAVDGGAGVAMAKSESPDLILMDMSLPVLDGWDATRQVKADPATKGIPIIALTAHAMESDRQKALEAGCDDFDTKPVELNRLLLKIEELLKKFPPKA encoded by the coding sequence ATGCCCAAGATTCTTCTGGTTGAAGACAACGAAATGAACCGCGACATGCTTTCCCGCCGCCTGGAGAAACGCGGCTACACCCTCGCGATCGCGGTCGATGGCGGCGCTGGCGTGGCCATGGCCAAAAGCGAGTCGCCCGACCTCATCCTCATGGACATGTCCCTCCCCGTGCTCGACGGCTGGGATGCGACCCGCCAGGTGAAGGCCGACCCTGCCACCAAGGGCATACCCATCATCGCTCTCACCGCCCATGCCATGGAAAGCGACCGGCAAAAGGCGCTTGAGGCCGGCTGCGACGACTTCGACACCAAGCCCGTGGAGCTCAACCGCCTCCTGCTCAAGATCGAGGAACTCCTGAAGAAGTTCCCGCCCAAGGCATGA
- a CDS encoding adenylate/guanylate cyclase domain-containing protein — MSGSGPSPAEGSGHPFTLTPLLKALKTRDHEGLSKLRHALRTPLNQIIGYSELLMESIEETGRGEILPSLQRIHTGGGELLALINDALAAWKIEAGKVNFTALQDNLQAPLSGVITVTGQCIEQARTLGQTDAIRDLEKILRAAENLLTLANNTDPSALAGYGQSNSPVDETQEPATALSPTLLQPATQQDFGISNQPMPSARLLAVDDDDLNRDMLVRRLKKLGYDVTEAATGREALSRLKESSFDLILLDILMPDLDGFQTLEFMKADPRLKHLPVIMLTALDDVDSTVRCIEAGAEDYVPKPFNPVILRARITASLEKKRLRDQEQAFLTQLQVERAKSERLLLNVLPKAIAERLKAGQRTIVDSFIESTVLFADIVGFTRISSKQSPQRTVQLLNEFFSSFDRIAEQMDLEKIKTIGDAYMLVSGVPIIRPDHAEACAAAAMEMLEAVRQFNRRHQVDWSIRIGMNSGPVVAGIIGTRKFAYDLWGDTVNIASRMESHGQPGHIQVSEATKHLLEGKYVFEPVGVIPIKNSQPMPTYLLVRKIG; from the coding sequence ATGAGTGGTTCCGGGCCCAGTCCGGCGGAAGGCTCCGGCCATCCGTTCACCCTTACGCCGCTGCTGAAGGCGTTGAAGACCCGCGACCACGAGGGTCTTTCCAAGCTGCGCCATGCCCTGCGCACGCCGTTGAACCAGATCATCGGCTACAGCGAGCTCCTGATGGAATCCATCGAGGAAACCGGCCGCGGGGAAATCCTGCCCAGCCTGCAGCGCATCCACACCGGTGGCGGTGAGCTGCTCGCGCTGATCAACGACGCCCTGGCCGCCTGGAAAATCGAGGCCGGCAAGGTAAACTTCACCGCCCTTCAGGATAATCTCCAGGCGCCGCTCAGCGGCGTCATCACGGTGACCGGCCAGTGCATCGAGCAGGCCCGGACCCTCGGCCAGACCGACGCCATCCGCGATCTGGAGAAAATTCTGCGCGCCGCGGAAAATCTCCTCACCCTGGCCAACAACACCGACCCGTCGGCCCTTGCCGGCTACGGGCAGAGCAACTCACCCGTCGACGAAACGCAGGAGCCCGCCACCGCCCTCAGCCCCACGCTCCTGCAGCCGGCCACCCAACAGGACTTCGGCATCTCCAACCAGCCGATGCCCAGCGCCCGCCTGCTGGCGGTGGATGACGACGACCTCAATCGTGACATGCTGGTGCGCCGGCTCAAAAAGCTGGGCTACGACGTGACCGAAGCCGCGACCGGCCGCGAAGCCCTCAGCCGGCTCAAGGAAAGCAGCTTCGACCTCATCCTCCTCGACATCCTCATGCCCGATCTGGACGGCTTCCAGACGCTCGAGTTCATGAAGGCAGATCCCCGGCTCAAACACCTGCCGGTGATCATGCTCACCGCCCTTGACGATGTGGACAGCACCGTGCGCTGCATCGAGGCCGGAGCCGAGGACTACGTCCCGAAGCCCTTCAACCCCGTCATCCTCCGGGCCCGTATCACCGCCTCGCTGGAAAAAAAGCGCCTGCGCGACCAGGAACAGGCCTTCCTTACCCAGCTGCAGGTTGAGCGTGCGAAGTCCGAGCGCCTGCTGCTCAACGTCCTGCCCAAGGCCATTGCCGAGCGCCTCAAGGCCGGTCAGCGCACCATTGTGGACAGCTTCATCGAGTCCACGGTGCTTTTTGCCGACATCGTCGGCTTCACCCGCATTTCCTCCAAGCAGTCGCCGCAGCGCACCGTGCAGCTGCTCAACGAATTTTTCTCCAGCTTTGACCGCATCGCGGAGCAGATGGATCTGGAGAAGATCAAGACCATCGGCGACGCCTACATGCTCGTCAGCGGCGTCCCGATCATCCGTCCGGATCACGCCGAGGCCTGCGCGGCCGCCGCGATGGAAATGCTCGAGGCGGTGCGTCAGTTCAACCGCCGCCATCAGGTGGACTGGAGCATCCGCATCGGCATGAACAGCGGTCCCGTGGTGGCCGGCATCATCGGCACGCGCAAGTTTGCCTACGACCTTTGGGGCGACACCGTGAACATCGCCAGCCGCATGGAATCCCACGGCCAACCCGGCCACATCCAGGTATCCGAGGCGACCAAGCACCTGCTGGAGGGCAAATACGTTTTCGAACCGGTCGGCGTGATTCCGATCAAGAACTCGCAGCCGATGCCCACCTACCTGTTGGTGCGCAAAATCGGGTGA
- the ppc gene encoding phosphoenolpyruvate carboxylase, whose protein sequence is MAVTTHHALDQHAKLRAEIRSLGATLGQTIAMLEGPRTLELVESLRTLAKSSRAGDAAAARELAQAVGRLTPAEAFNQAMAFTLYFELVNLAEENFRIRLLRERNQRHRSALAAGHASDPMRESIESAIIELKQAGVSGQKMQKLVRQLGIELVFTAHPTESKRRTMLEKLSTLAGILRAHTLEEIQHAPDDVRREIVSLWLTDRSRTERPEVADEARTGLWYFDRTLYQLLPRLQADLQEALNRHYPGVRAPNRWLSFGSWIGGDRDGNPGVTAEVTAQVLRMNRRMAVKKLADLLYRLAGSLTVSDRRARFSPAIRRLAEQCRASSSLMATVGQRYPREPYRIILSSLRERLLAQADADLLELSEGDPLRETTATVRAVLAQIEADLLHDRGAPLANGELRDAIACVDVFGLSTARLDLRQHSGPHARAVAELLERPDYEQLSEEEKQGLLAVALRTAEILPAGRVAALSPATRTVIEPLRLALRAQQQYGVDALGIYIISMTNGVSDLMEVMLLQKLAGVHLPIAPLFETLDDLTNAPSILSALFSHPAYAGELARNRRHQHVMLGYSDSNKDCGYLTANWALFQAQDAIMRVCRQHKMRVTLFHGRGGSIARGGGPAAKAILAQPVGLKDGGIRVTEQGEVLSTRYHDPDLAHRVLEQMAYGVLLGSNEAQRGSQRVPMRWLKAMEQMSAAALAAYKACVHEDPEFLTFWRQASPIDEISELNFGSRPTYRRTGSVSVADLRAIPWVFSWMQSRFNFPGWYGLGSGLHAVLARKGGAKLLHEMYQRWPFFQTMIDNAQLTLCKADMSIARVYAGLVEDEALRERVWSRLSHEFHLTEKTMLAVTGQAQLLENEPVLAKSIKLRNPYVDPLNYLQVEMIKRRRVRRVSKPDREGIRAVLELTVNGIAGGLKNTG, encoded by the coding sequence ATGGCGGTCACCACGCACCACGCCCTGGATCAGCACGCCAAGCTTCGGGCCGAGATTCGCAGTCTCGGCGCGACGCTGGGCCAAACCATTGCCATGCTGGAGGGGCCGAGGACCCTCGAGCTGGTTGAATCGCTCCGCACGCTTGCCAAGAGCAGCCGGGCCGGGGATGCGGCCGCCGCGCGCGAGCTGGCGCAGGCCGTGGGCCGGCTGACACCGGCAGAGGCCTTCAACCAGGCCATGGCCTTCACCCTCTACTTCGAGCTGGTGAACCTGGCGGAGGAAAATTTCCGCATCCGCCTGTTGCGGGAGCGCAACCAGCGGCATCGCAGCGCGCTGGCGGCCGGGCATGCGAGCGACCCGATGCGCGAATCCATCGAGTCCGCCATCATCGAACTCAAGCAGGCAGGCGTTTCCGGCCAAAAGATGCAGAAGCTCGTGCGTCAGCTGGGAATCGAGCTGGTGTTCACCGCGCATCCGACCGAATCCAAGCGGCGGACGATGCTCGAAAAACTTTCCACCCTCGCCGGGATCCTGCGGGCGCACACGTTGGAGGAGATCCAGCATGCGCCCGATGATGTGCGCCGCGAGATCGTGTCGCTTTGGCTGACCGACCGCAGCCGCACCGAACGGCCCGAGGTGGCCGACGAGGCCCGGACCGGCTTGTGGTATTTCGACCGCACGCTCTACCAGCTGCTGCCCCGTTTGCAGGCCGACCTCCAGGAAGCGCTGAACCGGCACTACCCGGGAGTGCGTGCGCCCAACCGGTGGCTTTCGTTCGGCTCATGGATCGGCGGTGACCGCGACGGCAATCCCGGGGTGACGGCCGAGGTCACGGCGCAGGTGCTCCGGATGAACCGGCGCATGGCGGTGAAGAAGCTGGCCGACCTGCTGTACCGGCTGGCGGGTTCGCTGACCGTTTCCGACCGGCGCGCCCGATTTTCGCCGGCCATCCGGCGGCTGGCCGAGCAATGCCGGGCCTCCTCCAGCCTCATGGCCACGGTGGGTCAGCGGTATCCACGCGAGCCCTATCGCATCATCCTGAGCAGCCTGCGCGAACGCCTGTTGGCCCAGGCCGACGCCGACCTGCTGGAGCTTTCCGAAGGCGACCCGTTGCGCGAGACCACCGCGACCGTGCGGGCGGTGCTGGCGCAGATCGAGGCCGACCTTCTGCACGACCGGGGCGCGCCGCTGGCCAACGGCGAGTTGCGCGATGCGATTGCGTGCGTGGATGTGTTTGGCCTCAGCACTGCGCGGCTCGACTTGCGCCAGCACTCCGGACCGCATGCCCGCGCGGTGGCGGAACTGCTGGAGCGCCCCGACTACGAGCAGCTGTCTGAGGAGGAGAAACAGGGTTTGCTGGCCGTCGCGCTTCGCACGGCCGAGATTTTGCCCGCGGGCCGGGTGGCCGCCCTGTCGCCGGCGACCCGCACCGTGATCGAACCGCTGCGGCTCGCGCTCCGCGCCCAGCAACAATACGGGGTGGATGCCCTGGGCATCTACATCATCAGCATGACCAACGGGGTCTCGGACCTGATGGAGGTGATGCTGCTGCAAAAGCTGGCGGGGGTGCACCTGCCCATCGCGCCGCTCTTTGAGACCCTCGACGACCTGACCAACGCGCCGTCGATCCTGAGCGCGCTGTTTTCCCACCCGGCCTACGCCGGGGAGCTGGCCCGGAACCGACGGCACCAGCATGTCATGCTGGGCTATTCCGACAGCAACAAGGACTGCGGCTACCTCACGGCCAACTGGGCGTTGTTCCAGGCCCAGGATGCGATCATGCGGGTATGCCGGCAGCACAAGATGCGGGTCACGCTGTTTCACGGCCGCGGCGGCAGCATCGCGCGGGGTGGCGGTCCCGCGGCGAAGGCCATCCTCGCCCAACCCGTCGGGCTCAAGGATGGTGGCATCCGCGTGACCGAACAGGGCGAGGTGCTTTCCACCCGTTATCACGATCCCGACCTCGCCCACCGCGTGCTGGAGCAGATGGCCTATGGCGTTCTGCTCGGCTCCAACGAGGCGCAGCGCGGCTCCCAGCGCGTGCCCATGCGCTGGCTGAAGGCGATGGAGCAGATGAGTGCCGCCGCGCTCGCGGCCTACAAGGCCTGCGTGCACGAGGACCCGGAGTTCCTCACGTTCTGGCGGCAGGCCTCCCCCATTGACGAAATTAGCGAGCTCAACTTCGGCTCCCGCCCGACCTACCGCCGCACCGGCAGCGTGAGCGTGGCCGACCTGCGCGCCATTCCGTGGGTCTTCTCCTGGATGCAGAGCCGCTTCAATTTTCCGGGCTGGTATGGCCTGGGCAGCGGCCTGCACGCGGTGCTGGCCCGCAAGGGCGGCGCGAAGCTCCTGCATGAAATGTATCAGCGCTGGCCGTTTTTCCAGACGATGATCGACAACGCCCAGCTCACGCTGTGCAAGGCCGACATGTCGATCGCGCGCGTTTATGCGGGGCTGGTGGAGGACGAAGCGCTGCGCGAGCGCGTCTGGAGCCGGTTGTCGCACGAATTCCATCTCACGGAAAAGACGATGCTCGCGGTGACGGGCCAGGCGCAGCTGCTGGAGAACGAGCCGGTGCTCGCGAAGTCCATCAAGCTGCGCAACCCCTACGTGGACCCGTTGAACTACCTGCAGGTGGAGATGATCAAGCGTCGCCGCGTGCGGCGGGTGAGCAAGCCCGACCGCGAGGGTATCCGTGCGGTGCTGGAGCTGACGGTCAACGGCATCGCCGGTGGCCTCAAGAACACCGGTTAA